A part of Haliotis asinina isolate JCU_RB_2024 chromosome 10, JCU_Hal_asi_v2, whole genome shotgun sequence genomic DNA contains:
- the LOC137298473 gene encoding collagen alpha-1(II) chain-like isoform X2: MWREALIALLALAAVIHAQGVESECYDEAGEEVADGDSWIPDITDPCYVCTCSGTQAICKDTASSCASVDCGDDEPVKPVGVCCATCPDKPSNTEQEMLGDEASEGGSDIAKSRIRRQAGGRGAGSRRRTSTRRPSSRRTGSFSTRGGAGKAGGKRGSSFSFSSGGGGAGGAGGKRRGGGTGSSFSFGSGGAGGGGAGGGGAGGAGGKRRGGGTGSSFSFGSGGAGGGGGGGGAGGGAGGGAGGAGGAGGAGGGAGGKRRGGGTGSSFSFGSGGAGGGGAGGGGAGGAGGAGGKRRGGGTGSSFSFGSGGAGGGGAGGGGAGGAGGAGGAGGAGGKRRGGGTGSSFSFGSGGAGGAGGGGAGGAGGKRRGGGTGSSFSFGSGGAGGAGGGGAGGGGAGGAGGAGGKRRGGGTGSSFTFGTGGTGGTGGTGGTGGKTGTFTFGTGGSGGTGGKTSGSTFTFGSGGTGGTGGKTSGGSFTFGTGGKRGTGGTGGTGGTGGKTSGSTFTFGSGGTGGTGGTGGTGGKTSGGSFTFGTGGKRGTGGTGGTGGTGGKTGGSTFTFGTGGTGGTGGAGGTGGKTSGGSFTFGTGGKRGTGGTGGTGGTGGKTGGSTFTFGTGGTGGTGGTGGKTSGGSFTFGSGGGAGGAGGGGGSGGSGGSGGKTSGGSFSFGSSGTGGKTGGKTGGGFAFGSGTAGTKTSGSSSGSTVSDKDLNIGSRSGSGGSGSSSWSSSSRSGSSGTGGSGASGTAGGASGTRGTAGTAGTAGRGSSSGTRSYGTSGASGSRTRSSGSSRSSSSRGSSRSYSTSSRGRSRSSGSSGRRRTAQNTQGNVKAGPAFSPQYYSPGAPGPRGPPGPPGQPGPQGFQGTRGESGDPGPPGSPGQRGFAGPPGPPGLDGEEGMPGDPGPAGALGAPGAAGRPGMPGMPGPKGHRGASGRPGRDGEQGKQGEKGIPGAAGAPGASGPQGPRGSPGERGRDGSPGAPGIRGEDGMAGNVGPAGPIGPPGAPGFPGSSGAKGDAGQSGDRGPMGAQGAPGNNGAAGQPGQPGRPGSPGDDGNPGTKGEMGPAGGPGSPGFPGPQGPPGAAGAPGPAGGKGDQGRDGSPGSQGEVGAAGQPGAQGERGLPGLPGQEGKRGATGAGGPPGPPGPSGERGLPGTPGMTGRPGAAGVPGKDGARGLQGERGEAGQQGVPGPPGSAGQTGARGAPGLSGADGAPGERGPAGNPGVDGNPGEQGPQGIQGPPGLQGPAGNKGDTGPAGKDGDVGRPGAPGARGPRGPAGEAGLEGPPGSPGAEGEIGPSGRPGEQGFQGLPGPAGPPGEAGRPGPPGETGIPGEVGASGERGERGAPGEVGVAGSRGAPGERGPSGPSGEVGQAGPPGPAGARGDAGAQGLIGMPGERGPIGRPGAQGNRGLTGERGQDGEPGRPGEAGPPGSPGQPGPSGLVAAKGDRGETGPAGEPGPPGSSGQRGPAGAQGPQGPTGLAGPTGEMGQPGDDGQTGAKGDTGARGYPGEAGPIGAPGNEGREGRKGNRGSAGIPGNSGTPGDPGRAGPPGAPGAQGAPGPAGATGLAGDSGERGETGPPGRAGEPGSPGLPGLDGAQGERGSTGLTGPAGPAGPVGPQGERGANGFPGAQGEAGAAGPPGAAGEPGLRGENGNDGAPGQAGPPGPTGPAGYPGETGQPGSPGKDGPLGAVGRPGAKGARGAAGATGPPGLNGPVGAPGNSGPPGPQGERGERGEVGPSGPAGLTGQRGPAGARGAQGEKGENGWDGAKGDKGWPGMPGPQGPPGPLGSNGDPGPPGPPGVAGQSGKAGSRGRPGRSGSPGQQGPPGPSGARGPAGDDGLSGPKGPPGPPGPPGPPGYGPVYSPQPNWNKGPDPYQYDEPEGGMAVYENLNRVREAIARIGHSRLGSRTSPGKNCRDIKLSNPDFKDGEYWIDPNGDSALDAIKVFCRMETLETCVKPKFSEYRRDRWTKDTTSGQYFMSDVFGKVKQFKYDIDDRQMKVLQFDSQSARQGVTYHCLNSHTYGTRFITDSGDELDSAEGRFKRSTYIDILEGECESVSSKDNQWHRNRYEVRTNKSELLPLVDVLLFDIGGENQQFGIELGEVCFS; encoded by the exons ATGTGGAGAGAGGCTTTGATAGCCCTATTGGCTCTTGCAGCCGTGATACACGCTCAAG GCGTTGAGAGCGAATGCTATGATGAAGCGGGTGAAGAGGTTGCCGATGGCGACAGTTGGATTCCGGACATAACTGACCCATGCTACGTGTGCACATGCAGTGGAACACAGGCTATCTGCAAGGATACAGCCTCCTCCTGTGCGTCTGTCGACTGTGGTGATGATGAGCCTGTGAAGCCTGTTGGTGTATGCTGTGCCACGTGCCCAG ataaaccttccaacacaGAGCAG GAAATGCTCGGTGATGAAGCATCAGAGGGGGGATCTGATATAGCTAAGTCACGTATACGTAGACAGGCAGGGGGAAGAGGTGCAGGAAGTCGACGCCGTACTAGTACCAGAAGACCTTCTAGTAGACGAACTGGTAGCTTTAGTACTAGAGGCGGCGCTGGTAAAGCTGGTGGCAAACGTGGCAGTAGCTTCAGTTTTAGTTCAGGTGGCGGTGGTGCCGGTGGCGCTGGAGGTAAACGAAGGGGTGGGGGAACTGGAAGTAGCTTTAGTTTCGGATCTGGTGGCGCTGGTGGTGGCGGTGCTGGAGGTGGTGGTGCCGGAGGTGCCGGAGGTAAACGAAGGGGTGGTGGAACTGGAAGTAGCTTCAGCTTCGGATCTGGTGGTGCCGGTGGTGGCGGCGGCGGcggtggtgctggtggtggtgctggtggtggtgcaggtggtgctggtggtgctggtggtgctggtggtggtgccggTGGTAAACGAAGGGGTGGTGGAACTGGAAGTAGCTTTAGTTTCGGATCTGGTGGCGCTGGTGGTGGCGGCGCTGGAGGTGGTGGTGCCGGAGGTGCCGGAGGTGCCGGAGGTAAACGAAGGGGTGGTGGAACTGGAAGTAGCTTCAGCTTCGGATCTGGTGGTGCCGGTGGTGGCGGTGCTGGAGGCGGTGGTGCCGGTGGTGCCGGAGGTGCCGGAGGTGCCGGAGGTGCCGGTGGTAAACGAAGGGGTGGTGGAACTGGAAGTAGCTTTAGTTTCGGATCTGGTGGCGCTGGTGGTGCCGGTGGCGGTGGTGCTGGAGGTGCCGGAGGTAAACGAAGGGGTGGTGGAACTGGGAGTAGCTTTAGTTTCGGATCTGGTGGCGCTGGTGGTGCCGGTGGCGGTGGTGCTGGAGGC ggtggtgccggTGGTGCCGGTGGTGCCGGTGGTAAACGAAGGGGTGGTGGAACTGGAAGTAGCTTTACCTTTGGGACCGGTGGTACAGGGGGAACAGGTGGCACAGGAGGGACAGGGGGCAAAACAGGCACTTTCACCTTCGGTACTGGAGGATCTGGAGGAACCGGGGGAAAGACCAGTGGAAGCACTTTCACTTTTGGTTCAGGTGGTACAGGTGGTACAGGTGGAAAAACTAGTGGAGGCAGTTTCACGTTTGGCACTGGAGGTAAGAGAGGGACTGGTGGAACCGGTGGTACAGGTGGAACAGGTGGAAAAACCAGTGGAAGCACTTTCACTTTTGGTTCAGGCGGTACAGGTGGTACGGGTGGTACTGGTGGTACAGGTGGAAAAACTAGTGGAGGCAGTTTCACGTTTGGCACTGGAGGTAAGAGAGGGACTGGTGGAACCGGTGGTACAGGTGGAACTGGTGGAAAAACCGGTGGAAGCACTTTCACTTTTGGTACAGGCGGTACAGGTGGTACGGGTGGTGCTGGTGGTACAGGTGGAAAAACTAGTGGAGGCAGTTTCACGTTTGGCACTGGAGGTAAGAGAGGGACTGGTGGAACCGGTGGTACAGGTGGAACTGGTGGAAAAACCGGTGGAAGCACTTTCACTTTTGGTACAGGCGGTACAG GTGGTACAGGTGGTACAGGTGGAAAGACCAGTGGAGGCAGTTTCACTTTTGGCAGTGGTGGTGGAGCTGGTGGAGctggtggaggtggtggttcTGGCGGTTCTGGCGGTTCAGGTGGTAAGACCAGCGGAGGCAGTTTCAGTTTTGGGTCAAGCGGAACAGGAGGAAAAACGGGAGGGAAAACAGGAGGAGGTTTTGCATTTGGCTCTGGGACAGCTGGCACAAAAACAAGTGGTTCCAGCTCTGGTTCCACTGTTTCCGATAAAGATTTGAACATTGGTTCAAGATCCGGCAGCGGAGGTTCCGGTAGTAGTTCATGGAGTAGCTCTTCTAGGAGTGGTTCGTCAGGGACTGGTGGTAGTGGGGCTAGTGGTACTGCTGGTGGGGCTAGTGGTACTAGAGGTACAGCCGGCACAGCAGGTACAGCCGGTAGAGGGTCATCTAGTGGAACACGGTCATATGGCACATCTGGAGCGTCAGGTAGTCGAACTCGAAGTTCCGGTTCCAGTAGGTCTTCTTCCTCTAGAGGCAGCAGTCGTTCCTACAGTACTTCTTCCAGGGGTCGTTCTAGGAGTAGTGGTTCTAGCGGCAGACGCCGCACT GCCCAGAACACACAAGGCAATGTCAAGGCCGGACCCGCCTTCTCTCCACAGTACTACTCACCA GGTGCACCTGGCCCACGTGGACCACCTGGCCCTCCTGGacaacct GGACCCCAGGGATTCCAAGGAACGCGCGGAGAATCTGGCGATCCAGGTCCACCC GGTTCCCCTGGACAACGTGGATTTGCTGGCCCCCCAGGTCCCCCCGGTCTTGAT GGCGAAGAAGGTATGCCTGGAGATCCTGGCCCAGCCGGAGCTCTTGGAGCACCT GGAGCAGCTGGACGCCCAGGAATGCCAGGAATGCCTGGACCCAAAGGACACAGA GGAGCATCTGGTCGTCCCGGCCGTGACGGAGAACAAGGAAAGCAGGGAGAGAAA GGTATTCCCGGTGCAGCTGGAGCCCCTGGAGCTTCTGGACCTCAGGGACCCCGTGGATCCCCCGGAGAGAGAGGCCGTGACGGAAGTCCCGGTGCCCCC GGTATCCGTGGAGAAGATGGTATGGCTGGTAATGTTGGACCCGCAGGACCTATTGGACCCCCCGGAGCCCCCGGATTCCCCGGATCATCTGGAGCTAAG GGAGATGCAGGTCAGTCTGGAGATCGTGGCCCAATGGGAGCCCAGGGTGCCCCCGGAAACAATGGCGCTGCCGGACAACCTGGTCAGCCTGGAAGGCCTGGTTCCCCTGGTGATGATGGCAATCCTGGTACTAAGGGCGAGATG GGACCGGCTGGTGGACCCGGTTCTCCTGGCTTCCCAGGACCCCAAGGACCTCCCGGAGCCGCAGGTGCCCCCGGTCCTGCAGGAGGCAAGGGAGATCAG GGACGTGATGGAAGCCCCGGAAGCCAGGGAGAGGTTGGAGCTGCTGGTCAACCCGGTGCACAAGGAGAGAGAGGTCTGCCTGGACTTCCTGGTCAGGAGGGAAAGAGG GGAGCCACTGGAGCCGGTGGACCCCCCGGCCCCCCAGGACCAAGCGGTGAAAGG GGACTTCCCGGAACTCCCGGAATGACTGGACGCCCCGGCGCTGCAGGAGTTCCTGGAAAGGATGGAGCACGTGGTCTCCAGGGAGAACGCGGAGAGGCTGGACAGCAA GGTGTACCTGGACCCCCAGGAAGCGCTGGACAAACCGGAGCTCGT GGTGCcccaggattgtctggtgctGACGGTGCCCCTGGCGAGCGTGGACCCGCT GGCAACCCCGGAGTTGATGGTAACCCAGGAGAACAAGGACCCCAGGGCATCCAGGGACCACCAGGTCTTCAGGGACCCGCTGGAAACAAGGGAGACACT GGCCCAGCAGGCAAGGACGGTGATGTTGGCAGACCAGGAGCACCAGGAGCCCGTGGACCCAGAGGACCCGCTGGAGAGGCTGGTTTGGAGGGACCCCCAGGATCACCC GGTGCTGAAGGAGAGATTGGACCTTCCGGACGCCCAGGCGAGCAAGGATTCCAGGGACTTCCCGGTCCCGCTGGACCCCCCGGCGAAGCTGGACGCCCAGGACCACCCGGTGAGACTGGAATCCCCGGAGAGGTTGGCGCAAGCGGAGAGAGA GGTGAACGTGGTGCCCCCGGAGAAGTTGGTGTTGCTGGATCACGTGGTGCACCAGGAGAGAGAGGACCAAGTGGACCATCCGGAGAAGTCGGACAAGCT GGACCACCCGGACCCGCTGGAGCTAGGGGAGATGCCGGCGCTCAGGGTCTTATC GGTATGCCTGGTGAGAGAGGTCCAATTGGACGCCCCGGAGCTCAAGGAAACAGG GGTCTTACTGGAGAGCGAGGACAGGATGGAGAACCTGGTCGCCCAGGTGAGGCTGGACCCCCAGGATCACCCGGTCAGCCCGGACCTTCTGGACTTGTTGCTGCTAAGGGAGACCGCGGAGAAACTGGACCCGCTGGAGAGCCTGGCCCACCAGGTTCATCTGGACAGAGAGGACCCGCAGGAGCCCAGGGACCACAAGGACCAACTGGACTTGCT GGACCTACAGGAGAGATGGGACAACCAGGAGATGACGGACAGACTGGGGCCAAG GGCGACACCGGAGCACGTGGATACCCAGGCGAGGCTGGACCAATCGGCGCACCA GGAAATGAAGGACGCGAGGGCAGGAAGGGCAACCGTGGATCTGCTGGTATTCCCGGCAATTCTGGAACCCCAGGTGACCCAGGACGTGCTGGACCCCCTGGTGCCCCAGGCGCTCAAGGAGCACCCGGACCCGCAGGAGCTACTGGACTGGCCGGAGATAGC GGCGAGCGTGGCGAGACTGGACCTCCTGGTCGTGCAGGTGAACCTGGCTCTCCTGGCCTTCCTGGTCTTGATGGTGCCCAAGGAGAGAGAGGATCTACCGGACTCACC GGACCAGCTGGACCTGCCGGACCAGTAGGACCCCAAGGAGAGCGTGGTGCCAACGGATTCCCAGGTGCTCAGGGAGAGGCTGGTGCAGCTGGACCCCCCGGAGCTGCC GGAGAGCCCGGACTTCGTGGAGAAAATGGAAATGATGGTGCCCCAGGACAAGCCGGACCCCCAGGACCTACCGGACCTGCTGGTTACCCAGGAGAGACTGGACAACCC GGATCTCCAGGAAAGGATGGACCACTCGGAGCTGTTGGACGTCCAGGAGCAAAGGGAGCTCGTGGAGCCGCTGGAGCCACTGGACCACCAGGACTTAACGGACCTGTT GGCGCACCAGGAAACTCAGGACCTCCCGGACCTCAGGGAGAACGTGGCGAGAGG GGAGAAGTTGGCCCCAGTGGACCCGCTGGATTAACCGGACAACGTGGACCCGCT GGTGCCCGCGGTGCTCAAGGAGAGAAGGGAGAAAACGGATGGGATGGAGCTAAG GGCGACAAGGGCTGGCCAGGAATGCCTGGACCCCAAGGACCACCCGGACCTCTC GGAAGCAATGGAGATCCCGGCCCACCAGGACCTCCCGGAGTTGCTGGCCAGAGT GGAAAAGCTGGAAGTCGCGGTCGCCCCGGACGTAGTGGAAGCCCCGGACAACAGGGACCCCCCGGACCTTCT GGTGCTCGTGGACCAGCTGGAGACGACGGACTCTCC GGACCCAAGGGACCACCCGGACCTCCTGGACCACCAGGACCACCT GGCTACGGACCAGTCTATTCACCTCAGCCAAACTGGAACAAGGGACCAGACCCATACCAA TATGATGAGCCAGAG GGCGGCATGGCAGTGTATGAGAACCTCAACAGAGTTAGAGAGGCTATCGCCCGTATAGGACACTCCAGACTCGGCAGCCGTACTTCACCTGGCAAGAACTGCAGGGACATCAAACTCAGCAACCCCGACTTCAAGGATG GCGAATACTGGATCGATCCTAATGGCGACTCTGCTCTTGACGCCATCAAGGTATTCTGCAGAATGGAAACCCTTGAGActtgtgtgaagcccaaatTTAGTGAG TACCGCCGTGACCGCTGGACCAAGGACACCACCAGTGGCCAATACTTCATGAGCGATGTCTTCGGCAAGGTCAAACAG TTCAAGTACGACATCGACGATCGCCAGATGAAGGTTCTCCAGTTCGACTCCCAGAGCGCCAGACAGGGAGTAACATACCACTGCCTCAACTCACACACCTACGGCACCCGCTTCATCACCGATTCCGGCGACGAACTTGACTCAGCTGAGGGTAGATTCAAGAGGTCAACATACATCGACATCCTGGAGGGAGAATGTGAAAGT GTATCATCCAAAGATAACCAGTGGCATAGAAACAGATATGAAGTTAGGACCAACAAATCAGAACTATTGCCTTTAGTCGATGTCTTGCTATTCGATATTGGTGGAGAAAACCAACAATTTGGCATCGAATTAGGAGAGGTGTGCTTCAGCTAA